AACGGTGAATAGGCCTTTGGATAGTATGAAAAGACCTTTCAACAGTATACGTCTTGGAAGATGATCGAAGGTCTTGAAAGATGCGTAGCCCCCACTGGGCCTTAAGCGTTGTCGATAGCCGTTAACGGATAGTCGGTAGACTTTGAAAAGTTTAAATATAGGTAGTATATATGCCTTTAGACATATTAAGTAGGCTTTATTTATCAGTTATAGGCGTTTAGAAATCATTGAGGCTCATGAGACATGACGCGACGTGAAATCAAGCAGACTCGAGTGACAATCCAAACAACGGTGTGAAATATTTTGATTCCAAAGGTTCCTCCCCGGGGTATACAAAAGCCTCCTCCCATTATTACTACATACATCATCCAGCCATGAAACCTCTCTAGTCCAACATGAAACCACTAAGCATATCCGAAACCTTCCCTATTTAGATGACATTGCCCTTCACCTGCTTGAAATCCTTCACCTTGATATCCCTCCAAACAGCCACCGAAACAATCGAAATGACCTGAATGACGGCCGACGCAATAATCATGTACCTCATAGCATCGCCATACGAATCTTGAATGGCAATTCTCGTCTCACTGCCCCACGGGTAGTCGAGCTGGGTCTTGAGGTCGGAGAAGATGAGCGACACGTtagccttctcggcctcgggcAGGAACTTGTTCAAGCTCCTGGGGAAGACAGTGCCCCAGATAGAGGTGGCGACGGTGCCGCCAATGGCGCCACCAACGTTGGCGAACATGGCCTCGATGGCCAGGACAACAGCGATGTACtgatgggtggtggcagcCATGGCAGCCATTTGCTCGCAAATAACCAAAGTGCCGCCGGAAACTGCAATGAAGATCTGGCACATGGCGATGTATCCAATGTTGGAATCTGGCTGGCGGAACACAACCATGAGGGCCACGCCGAGAATGGTTACGGGAACGCCAAAGTACAAGGCCAACCACTTGAACCGGCCAGTCCAGCGGATCAGCACACCGACAACGAGTGACCAGAAGCAGGACCCAATGCTGTAGATGTTCTGGATGTAACTGGCCCTGGTGATGTCCAAGCCACTGACCACCTGAAGGAAGGAGCCGAAGAAGCTGTTCCAGATGTAGAAGGAGATGAACAGGTTGCCGGCAAGAATACAGGCTCCAAGAACAGTCCGATCGGTGAGGAGTTCATAAGGGATGAAGGTCTTGGGCGCCCACCACTTCTCATACACTGCAAAGGCGACGCAAAGAACAAAGCCCACGACGAGCATGGCAATGCAGGTGGCCGAGGCCCATCCGTCGGCCTGGTAGAAGTAAATGTTGAAAGGCAAAAGGAACAGTGCCAACCCGGCAATGATGAGCAAGAGCCCAAAGACGTCGAACTCGATGGCGTAATACTTGAGGCTCTCGAGCCAAGTGCGCCCAGAGTTTCTCTCCGGCATGACTCCAAgggccttggccttcttgtaGTTCTTGTAGAAGAGGGCCAACAAGGGAACGCACATGACaggagtgatgatggcaaaaGCGCCAAAAGCCCATCGCCAACCAGGGCCATAAAGGAAAGCGTCCGCAAGGGGCCCACCAACCCAGACGGTGATGATGTAGGGGGAAGAGGCAAAGGCGAACATCAGAGATCTGTTCTTGAGGGACGAGGTGTCGGCAACGAAGATGGAGATCGAGTAGGTGACGCCATTGTAGCCAACCCAGTAGAAGACTTGAGCGGCCGCATATGTTTCGACGTTTTGGCATGCAGCCATCAAGACGAGACCGATTGTCAGGCAAATCACCATGAGGATGAAACCCTGCGGACGACCCCAGATATCGAGAATCTTGGCAAGGGGCAACTTGGACAGGCCGGAGATCAGGTACGCAAAGATCGAGACGGTAGGGGTGAGCGAATGGGCAGAGAAGGCACTCGTGACGTAGGGCAGCAGACTGTTGGTCATGTTCTGCTGCATCGCATCGACGAAGTAGATGATCCAGATACTGAGCAAGCATAAATGTTAGCGCACAAGCTACACATGCCTAGCGGGATAGTCTACCTACGTGACATATGCCAAAATAATGTCCTGTTTCGTCCACACCTTGGTCAGGGCCTCGATATCCTGCACACCACGCTGAGCATCGAGCGAGATGGCATCTGAGTCGTCAGCGACAGATTCCTTGACACCCTCGGTATTGACGACATTGGCCTCCTTGTCGCTGGCGGCCTTCTCGTCCACTCCTGGTTCCACGACAGGAACATTGCTGTGCGGCCGAAGCCGAGAAAGAGCATCCCTCATATTGTCGGCTTGggggaggaacaggaggaTCGGCGAAAAGGGATGAGAGGGTAGGAACCAAAAAATGGCCCGGGAAGCAGCGCAACGCGACCTTATAATCTAATCAGATGGAATGCATCAGGGTGGGAATACATCAGCTTTTCTCCGTCGGCTTGTATCACCCAATGCACATATCCGCTCGGTCAACCCAGTGGGACTCCAATAAGTGACACAGAACATCCCAGAGCAACAGGCCAGAACCCACAAGTGCCACGGGAATCCCGCGTGGAGGCAAGCACTGGATGCATCATCCTGTGGTGCTCCTGTGATATTCTGCAGACAACCCTTGAGCAGTACCACCTTGGCGTGTCATCCGCAGGGATTTTGGGCCCACCGGTGCATGAGGGCAGGCCGGAGCAGCGCGGGTTGCGTCGTTGCCACGGCCGGCGGTAAGCAGCGGGAATGTGGAAGGGCGACCGGGCGAgaatggaggagggaggggacgaggccgaggaaggaCCAGTCAGGTATCGTTCCGGTGAAAAGCTAGAGGAGTCTGCACTGCCAAGTTCGATGTTGTTTGGGAGCAAGCTCCGAGCAAGGTCCGGCCGTTGAGAAGATCATGTTCGAAAACGGAAGTTCTGGTTGGGGCTCATCCTTGGCAGAGGTGGGGCAATTTTTTATCAGATCGTCGAGCATTTCATCTTATCTGATTGATAAAAAAAAGTGGCGGATGGCTTTTGTAGGGACGAGCGTTCAACCACCAATCGCGGACCTTCCTCGTAGCCCTGGAGCAGCATTTTGCTTCTCGACCGACGGCCTGCATGGGTGTTTTGCGACATCGGCGACATTAACAGTGGGATAAAGCCATTTCTCAAAGAACTGGTCTGTTGGGGCTGCCGTTCTGCAACCAACTTCACGCTATTGACGCTATCGACTGCCTGTATCACCAGCCCATTAACACCGGCTCCAGTCTTGTTCTGTTCTCCTACACCACATCACTGTTGATGGCTTTTTGCATTTGGTAATCCCGTGGGAGAGACACCTGCTAGCCTTGCGAACAGCTTGCGCCAGTTTGCCTGGTCCAGAGCGCCCAACTTTTCAAGCTTCAAAGGTCTCGGCCCCATTATTATCCTGTTATGTAATAACGGGCAGATGTTCGGTGGAGTTTATACCGAGGTGAAGCCTCTGGTATACCATTAACCATTCTTGCTTCAGCCACTGCCGAAGGAAATACCGTTCATTTTCCAGAGTATTGATGGACATGGGAAAACCGTCAGCACCATGATCCCAATTTTCACACGACGCCCCCCAACATGTTTGTCTCAGCTTGGAGCTTTGATATCCCACAACCAAGAACCCCAAGACACTAAACCCCACATGATTGTGCCATAGCGCCGAAAGTGAGCTTGTCCAAGACCCTTCCCGCTGGTACCTCGCACCTTGTCGAGTCTAGCTGCGCATTCCCGGCGGCATTTGCAAACTTTTTGACAGCATCTCCATGTTGAGAGtttcaacaaccaccaagacGTGATGCCCACCGCAACATCCAACCCTTTAGTCATGAACCAGGTCTCCGGGATTTTCTCTTCATCTCGTCCACTCTTGGAACCCACGAACATGCAGTGAGCCATTTAAATCCAAAAAGGTTCTCTTGCTGTCGATCGTTTCACCACTCGTCGGCTCCTTCCCCACATATATGGTTGCATGGAAGCGTGGGTACCCCACTCGTGATACGTTGCTGCCTTCCTTTGGCGCCTCTTGGTACTGCTTGAAGGATCTGATAACCTGGAACCTAAGCCATTTCGGGGTTTACGAGCGGGActcaactttttttttccttcagTGCTTTGCTCCCCCCAGTGCCCCCCAGGGATCACCAGCGAGCGAATCATCTTTGTTGATGTCTTTCTCTCGTTGTGGTCGGCGACATCTCGTAGACCGTCGGTGTAAGTAGTGGCAACATGGTGATCAGCAAACAAAACTCACCGTCCTTAGCGACGAGGCTCGCACGGCACACAAAATGGCGCCTAAAACGTCCCTGCGAGTTCATCAAATGGTGATCGTGTAATACATCTCCTCGAAGTGAGCTTTCGCGAGCTCACGTCCCCAAAGTTGTTAGTTAAACTGCGAACATGGTTTATGATGTGACAGGACGGCATCGACACCTCCAATATAACATCCAAGCTTTTCAGAAACCACTCTCGCTCACCGGGCAAAAGAAGATGCCAACCTGATAAATCTCGTAGGTGACAATGTGAAACTCAGAACACAACAGAAACCCGACCAACGAAACCCTACTTCAATCATGACGAAGAAATAACAATTCCCATTCTCGCACATCGACTATCGTAGCTGGATTCATTACTCTTAGTGTGACAGGTCGGATGCCTTTCTCGATGGAGGCTAGTAGTTCCACATCCCACGGAATGTGCCACAGCCAACAATACGTTGCAGTACgacacaaacaccaaaaGCATGGCACGAAACTACATCTTTACAAGAGCTGTAGACAAAAATAGCAGTTTTCTGTCCTTTAGCACACATCAGCGATACTACTTTACCAGCATGCTAAAGTTGAGGATGGCCTATGTTCCCACTGGGTGAAACTGCCAGACGCGTGTAAGGCATAAAATCTGCCACTGACTGGTATTTCTGGCAGGTGTCCCAGTGACGACGGATACCATCAGGAGTAGACTTGACCGATGTTGAGATGTTTCACCATGAAGAGGTGTCAAGGATGCCCTTCGAGGGACCACAGCAAATTCCCACATGGTGAAACACCAGAAAACTAATATAAGCAATCTTCAAATTTGAGAACAGCCGGATACCTGCCGGAACTAACAAAGCCATATACCCATCCATTGTCTATCAACATTCCAGCCCAAAGAAACCCAGAAAGATATAGTCCCAAGACGCGTGACAACTCATCTTTTACTCCCTCCGATCATAATCCTCAtacccccccgcccccctcaaaatccacccatcctcctccctctcccccttaGCATTCTCCCCACCCcaaatcaccacccccctcccccctgaaCAcgccccaaacccaaacttCCCCCTCGGTCCTGGGTGCACCTTCCCCTGACTCTCCATCTGCTCCATAGCCACCaactccacctccgcccACGTCAGTTCCCCACTGCTCATCTTTGGAAGCTTCTCCCTCACATAATCCTTCACCTTTGCCCCCGTGACCCCCCTTGATGGGAGCTGCAACGTCCAGATATCTCCTTGGAAAGCCAGTGATTCATCGACAGGAAGGCCGAACATATAGACAAGATACTCCCTCCCATAACCGGTCGTTATCGGAACCAGCGCACCACCAACCCGTGGCTGTgggcggggagagggagcggtgAATGAATGCGTTTCCCAGGGGAGGGGTTTTTCCCTGTCTGTGGCGTTGTTGTAGAGATACAATGACAGCAACTCCACTGTGTTGGGGTCAGAGGGGGATTTAGCCAGGACGTAAAGCGTGTTCCCTGCGTAGGCTCTCGCGTCTAGCAGCTCGACCGAAGAAGGAAGGTCAGGCAGTGTCGTCCAGACTGCCTGGTTCAGGTCGTAAAACCAAACCTCGCGTTTCGTTTCGTCGTTGCTACCGCCGACGGAGATGAGAAAACCTTGCTTGTCGTCGATGAACAGGGAGTGACCAGAGCGAGGAGCCATGTTCTTGTATAGCTGAGTTGCACCCCGGAGTTTTGTCCATGCCAGGGTCTCTGAATCCCACTCCCAGATGACGTTCCCTTCGTCAATGGGATTTCCAGAGGCGTCTTCACCTCCGTGGATCAAGACGTAGCGGTTGCCCCTGGCGCAGGCGGCGTGGTTTTTGCGTGCGGAGGGGACGTTGAGTTCCCCTGTGGAGATGTCCTTTGTTGGGAAAGCGGGATAGTCTGCTAGGGAGGTGGATTTGGAAGTCAAGGGGTCGGCTTGGGATTTTTCTTGGGGAAGGGAGATGGCGTGCACTGTGGGAGAGCAGAGGTGGCCGGAGGCATCGATGCCACCGAAGAGGTAGGCTTTGTCGTCGATGACTGTAAGAGAATGATTGGAGCGAGCTATGTTGCCGTCATCGCCTTCGGGCTTGTCAAGCTGGACGAGGGATACTTTGAGGGGGGCGGTAGGAGCTGCGATGgcgactgctgctgcggcttcgACGCCTGTCATGATGACTTGCTCGGCCGCGATGGCTGCTGCTACGACGCCGGCCATGATTATCGTTGGTCAATTGGAAAGTAGCCTAGGTATAACTGAGTGGAAAAGAGACGACTTGCGAATACAGTGATGTGTTTTGAACAGGTGAGTTATGTTAGGGGACATCGAAAGACCGAGTGTTTGGGAAGCTGAGGTTGGACGATGACGTAGGTGTGGGGCGGGGACCTTGCTGGCCACAAAACGTTCCTGAATGACACACCGGGTGGTCCCTGCACCTTCGacccatcagcatcatctcACATCCAAAAAGATCGCGCCCTGATAGACACGTGGCTGCGTTCATCAGCGCGCCTCCCTAACTCGCCCCTTTCGTTCAACCCCAGAATCAGCGACAAAGTAGTCAACAACCAGcctcccaccctcacctcttACCACCTCGCCCGCCCTCTTAACCGCTCCCAAATCatacaacctccccatctcacTCACCAACCgatccctctccttcctccccaacactCCCATCCCCTCAAAATCACTCAACATCTCAGACTCGGCGAGGTAGTACATACACCCGACCATCGTATCGGTCTTCACCGGCAAACAACACCGCGGCTGCTTCCACCCAAGatacaccatcaccacaagcACAATCACCATATAGCTTAGTACTGCAACAGCCAACCACGTACACGCCTCATGCATCTTCCAGGTAACGGTATTCCGAAACGGGATGCTGGAGAACAAAATCGGTGTGAACTTTGCCAGCAGGGCGGCAAAGgcgatgttgaagaagaggacaTCTCTTGAGCGGGCGAACTGCCAGAGACCAGTGAAGATGTTGGAAGGAGGGGACAGGAGGATGGAGGTCCGGGCTAgttggggggcggtggagaggcggtggtggatgcaGGAGTGGGATACTTCTAATGACGGCGGTTAGAATGTGTCTTTGATGGCAGATGGGGAAGGTGTGGACTAACGAGAGAAGAAGTAATCCCAGCATCCGCTGACAATGGTGCCGAAGGAGGTGAACAGAATCCGGACACCGAAGGATTGGCTGTCCATGAACCGTTCGAAAGGCGtgtcgaggatggtgttttCGTAATAGAGGATGAGGATCAGCAGGCCGTTGACGAAGAGTAGAGTCGTTGCCCGGGCGAGAAACTCTTTTGTGGCTGGTTTCATGTGCCAGAATCTCTTCTTTGGTGTGGAAGAGACAGGTGTGCGGGTTGGGGGTTCTTTTGTCGTGGGTTGTATCGGTGAGTCGTCCTCCATCGCCGGACAGACTTCAATCCCATATTCTGAATCATCATCTCCCAGGAACCCCAAACGGTACCGCCTCCCTGTCAAAACACTGGCAATCTGATCATCCCTTAGATATCCCCCTTCAGCACACCCGGGCAACGAccgcaccaaccccctcacttCAGCATCGGACAATAGCCCAGCCATGGAAGCAATACTCCACGGCTCTGTAGCAACCCGACTCTTCCACCGTGAGAGCAGAACCCCGATCGCGATAACAAGCACAGCAATAGCCACCAACACACCCTCCGCGGCTCGCATGGGAATTCCGGCCTTTCTCAACCCAAAGGCACATACCCGACTGAAGACCTTGCAGTTGATCGAGGTGAATTCCAGACGGATTGTCTCGGCCGATAGAGGGATAAGGATGGTGGATAGGAGTCCAAGGAGCACGTTGAGAAATGGGAGGGGATCTTTGAATCGGTGCAGGAATCTGCATGCTATCCATGGTGCTAGCCAGCTATTGGAGGGCAAATGGAGGGAGTCTTCTGGCAGTGTTCCGGCTTCATGACCTAGTGCCCTGAAGGGAAGCATTGAATTGAGGGAACTGACTGCGATCTGGACGGGGATGCCTAGGAGTGTTGCCAGAAGGACTGGAATGAGGGAGGCCATGAGGTAGTCGGTTTCTGAgcggaggttgaagaagttTCCTCGGACTTCTGGGGGAATTGGGCCTATAGGCGGGTtcggtgggatgggaggtggttgagaggTGTCGGTGCTGGTTGAAGAGGCATCAGAAGTGAGCGTTGAGGCTTCTTGCGAGGTGGTGTTTAGTGTGGTAGGTtcattggtgttgttgatctcCTTCTTAGTGGTATGCTCTTCCTGGATCAATAGTAAATGACTTAAGGGGTGTGCGGTAGGATCTTTGGCTGAGATCGCGGACGAAACCGAGCCAATGTCGACGTCAAACGCTGTCCTGGAATCTTGTTTTGGAATCTGAGAAATGCTAGTTTCCGCTGAGACCATAGGTGTGGTCTCCAGAGCAGAGTCAAAGGTAACGCTGCTGGCTCGAACAATCGTGGCGCTAACTTCGTCATGATGGAGAATATCTCCGTACTTTGTGAGAATGGTCATTGGCAACTTGGATAGGGAGTTATCTGGTTCAGACACGGCGTTGCTTACAAAGACCAGAGGAGGCAAGTTCGTTCCACTAGAATGGCCCTGTTCGCCTTGTAGACTGCTGGCGGTAAAGAATAATTGGGGAATGGATAAGGAGTAACCGCTACTGACCGAGGCAGTTGTCTCAGACTGAGGAGCAAGTGGCGTTGAATCGAACCGCGCTGGAGTTACACTACCGGTAGATGTGACTTCACCCTTTGTTGAAGAGATAGTGACTGGCCCCTGAATCTCCGTTTCTGATGACGCGGACTGCGTTGATttgtttttggtgttttctgTCCTCGATATCGGCTTTGCATCAGGACCACGACCGCTCGTGGGCCCTGGAGATGGTGTCACAGTCTCAGTAGTGGTCATGACGTTGAGGGTTGTTTTCGAGGGCTCTTCCTGCTCTGTGATGGCGCCAGAGGGCTTGGGCTCGTTGCTGCGGGTGTCTATACCTAGGCTGGCATAGACCGGGATGGCAGTGTGCGATTGCGTCTCTGATACGTCGGAGGTGACTGGCTTGCCAAACGGGAGGGTCCACCAGACAGTCGCGTAACTTGACGGTGAACCCGTACAAGTCCCCAGAGGATCCTGATACCACCAAACCTCCATCATATCCGTGCTGCACGGGGTGACCCCATCTGAAATTTCAGTGCTTAGCAGCGTGTCGGCCATCCAGCGGTAGTTCACTGGAAAAGACGCAATCTCGTCCCTTCCCACCTTATTGCCGAATACGTCCTGCTGCTCGAGCCTTGCTGTCCGTACTTCTAGCGGAAACATGATGTTGCTGTCCGAATCGGTGAGGGGATACCCCCAGAAGGCGCTATGTGATGACGGCGGTGTTGTCATAGGATCCAAGGCGCGGTGTGAAAGGGTAATTCCATACATGCCTCTCTCCTTTCTGCTGGAGACCAGGTTCAGATCGGTCCGAAATTGATACCCTGACGGCCCTTTTGGACTCCAAGTGTGGACTTTGTAATAGTTGAACGAGCAAATAGCATTCATCACCGACTTGCAGCCTTCGTCGTGGGTGTCCCACATTGGCAAGTCGGGCCAGCCCCAGGGCCAGTTTCCTTCGTACCCAGCACTCACTGTGCACGGACACCAAGAAGGGTCCGTAGTGGTGAACACTGGGATCAATTCTTCCAGGGCTACATACCACTGGGAGAGAACGCCGGTGTCCCAAAGGTTGTAGTATTGATACTCGGACATGTTCCAATACGGACGACCCCAGCCACAGAACGCAGTCACGGGCGGCTGAGGGGAAGGATAAAGGGTCTCGCTAGGTCTCGGGACCATTATCCTTAGTTTCGGGGTTGGCTCAGGACTGTCACGGGCGTCGACAGTTGGCTCCAGTCTGACTAGAGTGGCGGGAGTAGGTGCCACCAGTGGGCTTCGAGGAAGTGGTTTGGCTTCGATAGACAGTGTATTGAGTGAGAAGACAACCGTGCTTGTGGTGAGCAGGGCATCTCTTGAGTCAGCAATTTCTTGCTGACCCATTTGAAGAGCCTTGTAGCGGAGGGGTGGTAGGTCGTGGATTTGATATTCCAGAAACGCAAACATGCCAATAACAATGGCCAGGAGGAAGATCTGAAATGGCCATGTCAAAGCGATTGGCTTGTAGTTGGGGAGAGTTCTCTCGGGTTGTGACTGGCCATCAGGACTAGAGGCAGAAGGGCTCTGATGCTGCGCATCAAGGGGGGAGATCGCAGGCGCTGGTAGATCTGGGGGTGCAGTAAGGTGATCTGTGCTCCCGGTTCCGCTATGTCGTCCTGTGAAATCCCGTAGCTCAATATCTTCTTCAGACACTTGCACTGGAGAACAGGCCTCAATGCTCTCACAGCTGTTATCGTTCTCGGACCCTGTAAGATTGACTTCCAGTTCTATATCTGGGGTATGCGTGAGGCTGTTCCCGGTCACTGTCTCCTCGATGAAAATGTTAGCTGTCTTGACGTGTTGGGTCTCGTCATCACTACTTGATATCGATCGAGCCTCAATGATCTCCAATTCACATGTTGCAACCGAAGCCTCGTCGGCATC
The sequence above is a segment of the Podospora pseudoanserina strain CBS 124.78 chromosome 5, whole genome shotgun sequence genome. Coding sequences within it:
- a CDS encoding hypothetical protein (EggNog:ENOG503P4NS; COG:S); the encoded protein is MSKPRSKTTDHHEPSATTCLDVPRHLSHVGSLDVLLLPENLSDADEASVATCELEIIEARSISSSDDETQHVKTANIFIEETVTGNSLTHTPDIELEVNLTGSENDNSCESIEACSPVQVSEEDIELRDFTGRHSGTGSTDHLTAPPDLPAPAISPLDAQHQSPSASSPDGQSQPERTLPNYKPIALTWPFQIFLLAIVIGMFAFLEYQIHDLPPLRYKALQMGQQEIADSRDALLTTSTVVFSLNTLSIEAKPLPRSPLVAPTPATLVRLEPTVDARDSPEPTPKLRIMVPRPSETLYPSPQPPVTAFCGWGRPYWNMSEYQYYNLWDTGVLSQWYVALEELIPVFTTTDPSWCPCTVSAGYEGNWPWGWPDLPMWDTHDEGCKSVMNAICSFNYYKVHTWSPKGPSGYQFRTDLNLVSSRKERGMYGITLSHRALDPMTTPPSSHSAFWGYPLTDSDSNIMFPLEVRTARLEQQDVFGNKVGRDEIASFPVNYRWMADTLLSTEISDGVTPCSTDMMEVWWYQDPLGTCTGSPSSYATVWWTLPFGKPVTSDVSETQSHTAIPVYASLGIDTRSNEPKPSGAITEQEEPSKTTLNVMTTTETVTPSPGPTSGRGPDAKPISRTENTKNKSTQSASSETEIQGPVTISSTKGEVTSTGSVTPARFDSTPLAPQSETTASVSSGYSLSIPQLFFTASSLQGEQGHSSGTNLPPLVFYGDILHHDEVSATIVRASSVTFDSALETTPMVSAETSISQIPKQDSRTAFDVDIGSVSSAISAKDPTAHPLSHLLLIQEEHTTKKEINNTNEPTTLNTTSQEASTLTSDASSTSTDTSQPPPIPPNPPIGPIPPEVRGNFFNLRSETDYLMASLIPVLLATLLGIPVQIAVSSLNSMLPFRALGHEAGTLPEDSLHLPSNSWLAPWIACRFLHRFKDPLPFLNVLLGLLSTILIPLSAETIRLEFTSINCKVFSRVCAFGLRKAGIPMRAAEGVLVAIAVLVIAIGVLLSRWKSRVATEPWSIASMAGLLSDAEVRGLVRSLPGCAEGGYLRDDQIASVLTGRRYRLGFLGDDDSEYGIEVCPAMEDDSPIQPTTKEPPTRTPVSSTPKKRFWHMKPATKEFLARATTLLFVNGLLILILYYENTILDTPFERFMDSQSFGVRILFTSFGTIVSGCWDYFFSQVSHSCIHHRLSTAPQLARTSILLSPPSNIFTGLWQFARSRDVLFFNIAFAALLAKFTPILFSSIPFRNTVTWKMHEACTWLAVAVLSYMVIVLVVMVYLGWKQPRCCLPVKTDTMVGCMYYLAESEMLSDFEGMGVLGRKERDRLVSEMGRLYDLGAVKRAGEVVRGEGGRLVVDYFVADSGVERKGRVREAR
- the MFS2_1 gene encoding MFS siderochrome iron transporter 1 (COG:U; EggNog:ENOG503NW0J), which translates into the protein MRDALSRLRPHSNVPVVEPGVDEKAASDKEANVVNTEGVKESVADDSDAISLDAQRGVQDIEALTKVWTKQDIILAYVTIWIIYFVDAMQQNMTNSLLPYVTSAFSAHSLTPTVSIFAYLISGLSKLPLAKILDIWGRPQGFILMVICLTIGLVLMAACQNVETYAAAQVFYWVGYNGVTYSISIFVADTSSLKNRSLMFAFASSPYIITVWVGGPLADAFLYGPGWRWAFGAFAIITPVMCVPLLALFYKNYKKAKALGVMPERNSGRTWLESLKYYAIEFDVFGLLLIIAGLALFLLPFNIYFYQADGWASATCIAMLVVGFVLCVAFAVYEKWWAPKTFIPYELLTDRTVLGACILAGNLFISFYIWNSFFGSFLQVVSGLDITRASYIQNIYSIGSCFWSLVVGVLIRWTGRFKWLALYFGVPVTILGVALMVVFRQPDSNIGYIAMCQIFIAVSGGTLVICEQMAAMAATTHQYIAVVLAIEAMFANVGGAIGGTVATSIWGTVFPRSLNKFLPEAEKANVSLIFSDLKTQLDYPWGSETRIAIQDSYGDAMRYMIIASAVIQVISIVSVAVWRDIKVKDFKQVKGNVI
- a CDS encoding hypothetical protein (EggNog:ENOG503P1P8; COG:S); the protein is MAGVVAAAIAAEQVIMTGVEAAAAVAIAAPTAPLKVSLVQLDKPEGDDGNIARSNHSLTVIDDKAYLFGGIDASGHLCSPTVHAISLPQEKSQADPLTSKSTSLADYPAFPTKDISTGELNVPSARKNHAACARGNRYVLIHGGEDASGNPIDEGNVIWEWDSETLAWTKLRGATQLYKNMAPRSGHSLFIDDKQGFLISVGGSNDETKREVWFYDLNQAVWTTLPDLPSSVELLDARAYAGNTLYVLAKSPSDPNTVELLSLYLYNNATDREKPLPWETHSFTAPSPRPQPRVGGALVPITTGYGREYLVYMFGLPVDESLAFQGDIWTLQLPSRGVTGAKVKDYVREKLPKMSSGELTWAEVELVAMEQMESQGKVHPGPRGKFGFGACSGGRGVVIWGGENAKGEREEDGWILRGAGGYEDYDRRE